A window of the Streptomyces sp. NBC_00454 genome harbors these coding sequences:
- a CDS encoding helix-turn-helix domain-containing protein, translating to MTTVTVGALLRTWRERRGFSQLELAGRADSSSRHISFVETGRSRPSEEMVLRLADRLDVPVRDRNALLLAAGYAPRYAHTPLDDPSMTVLREGLERLLTGYEPYPALVVDAAYNVVAANRGIMMLMDGMPEHLLAGPLNAMRLTLHPEGLAPRIRNLREWRGHLLAQMERQIALARSEPLRALYEEVAAYPLPPASEQPGDSEPDEAVPYIALPLRIEHDGHLLSFVSSISTFNTPMDVTVAELAIETLLPADPATVKYLRSLAP from the coding sequence ATGACGACTGTGACGGTGGGCGCCCTGTTGCGAACGTGGCGGGAGCGGCGCGGGTTCAGCCAGCTGGAGCTGGCGGGCCGCGCCGATTCCTCCTCCCGGCACATCAGTTTCGTGGAGACCGGCCGCTCCCGGCCGAGCGAGGAGATGGTGCTGCGGCTCGCCGACCGGCTGGACGTGCCGGTGCGGGACCGCAACGCCCTGCTGCTGGCCGCCGGTTACGCGCCCCGGTACGCGCACACCCCACTGGACGACCCCTCGATGACGGTGCTGCGCGAGGGTCTGGAACGGCTGCTGACCGGCTACGAGCCGTATCCGGCGCTGGTGGTGGACGCCGCGTACAACGTGGTGGCGGCCAACCGCGGCATCATGATGCTGATGGACGGAATGCCCGAGCACCTGCTGGCCGGGCCGCTCAACGCCATGCGGCTGACCCTGCACCCCGAGGGCCTCGCGCCCCGGATCCGCAACCTGCGGGAGTGGCGGGGGCACCTGCTGGCCCAGATGGAGCGGCAGATCGCGCTGGCCCGCTCGGAGCCGCTGCGCGCCCTGTACGAGGAGGTGGCGGCGTATCCGCTGCCCCCGGCCTCGGAGCAGCCGGGCGACAGCGAACCGGACGAAGCAGTTCCGTACATCGCGCTCCCCCTGCGGATCGAGCACGACGGGCACCTGCTCTCCTTCGTGTCCTCCATCTCCACCTTCAACACCCCCATGGACGTGACGGTCGCCGAGCTGGCCATCGAGACCCTCCTGCCGGCCGACCCGGCGACCGT